Genomic DNA from Nitrososphaerota archaeon:
AAGCGCCCCATCCCCAGGAAGAAAGGCCGTAATCTGCTTACCGTTCTTAACGAGCTGAACCCTCACGCATTTCCTGATTGCTGAGTTTGGCTGTTTTGATTCTATGCCGACCTTCTCTAATACTATGCCTCTTGCTTGAGGCGCGCCTTCGAGTGGGTCTGCTTTTTCGTCTAGCATCAGCATTCTCCGCTTATAGTATTTGTCGGACCAGCGTAGCCTCTGCCTCTTCTCTCTTAAGATTCTTCCAGCGAATTCTCCTGTGGGCGACTTCATGTGCGTCATGGAGGCTTCTTCTACCCTCTTAATAAAAATTTGTGCCGTTTGTATTCGGCTGAACCCTCATAATTGTAGGTTATGCTGCTTTGTATATGCTCCAAAATAGGCTTTGGGTTTTAAACTTTAATAGGTAGCTGCAGCCCCTTTATGATCGATGTTGGAGAAGGTTAAAGCCGTGTTTTCGGATGAGTTGGCTCAAGGTGATAGCCCGGTAATAGCGCTCTTCTATGCTACGTACTGCCCTTTCTGCATGAGGTTTGCGCCCATCTTTGAGAAGCATAGTGTAAATCAACCCTATATCTTCGCTAAGGCAGATATTACCGACGATTCGCACCCCTACTGGGAGAGGTATAAGATCAACTATGTGCCCACAGTCATAGCCTTTAAGAGCGGCCAGATAGTGGCTAGAAGGGACTCTAAGGCTGGTGTGGGTCTTGGTGAAGGCGATCTGCTCAGCCTACTTAAGGAGGTCTCCTCCAAACTCTCTTCTCCTAATGAATCTTCCAAAGCCTCTTGAGCCCACCACTACCCCATCCTCCATAACTACAACACCCCTCACTATTGTGTGTGTGGCTCTGCCTTTAACCGCCCAGCCGTTGAACAGCACACACGCTTTAGCCTTTGTGTAGAGCCTATCCACCC
This window encodes:
- a CDS encoding 30S ribosomal protein S12, whose translation is MTHMKSPTGEFAGRILREKRQRLRWSDKYYKRRMLMLDEKADPLEGAPQARGIVLEKVGIESKQPNSAIRKCVRVQLVKNGKQITAFLPGDGAL
- a CDS encoding thioredoxin family protein; the protein is MEKVKAVFSDELAQGDSPVIALFYATYCPFCMRFAPIFEKHSVNQPYIFAKADITDDSHPYWERYKINYVPTVIAFKSGQIVARRDSKAGVGLGEGDLLSLLKEVSSKLSSPNESSKAS